The genomic stretch GGTTCTCGAAAGAACTGAAGGCAAGACCGCTGCCCCAGACATCGCTGAAGTTACCGGCGCGAATCTTGAACGGCGCGAGGGTGGCTTCGAGGTAGCGCTTGTCGATGCGGCTCTCGGCGAGCAGACCGTCTTTCAGAGCGTCTTCCGTGGAAGGACGGAAATAGAGAAAGCGAGCGCCGACGCGGAGATTACCGCGATAGACATCGAGACGCATGCGATCTTCAAAGAAATGGCGAGCGACGGTGTTGTTTGGATAGTCGGCTTCCTGCAGGCGGATGTCCACCTCAGGACCTTCGTCGTAACGCAGCACATTGGAACCTTCCACGGTGACACCGGGGATGGGCTCTTCCGCATACACACCAACCGCAACCAGCAGCAACCCGAAGACCAAAGCCGTAAGGAGTTTACTCACCCTTTCCTCCGAGCAGCGTATCCAGTTGCCGGGTCAATTCGGCGGTGTTGCGCACTTCGCCGCGATATTTTTGAACGGCTTTGCCGTCCTTATCGAGCAGCACGGTGTAGGGAATCGAGGTTCCTCCGTAGCGCTTGAGCACTTCGCCGTCCGGATCCATCAGCACGCGGAACTTGTAGCCCTTGGATTCGACGTAGGGCTTCACTTTGGCCTGAGTCTTCTGATTGTCTTCCGCGATGAGCAGGACGCGAACGCCCTTATCGGCGAAGGACTGGAACAGATCCTTGTTTTCGCCGAGTTCCTTCTTGCATGGAGCGCACCACGTGGCCCAGAAGATGAGCATAGTGGGGGCGGTATTCGCGTCGGCGATTTTAAAGGATTCACCCTTGGTATCGATGAGAGACCAATCCTGGCTGCCGGCAAAAGCGGAAGCCGCAAACGAGAGCAGCAGAATCGCCGCTGACAAACTGAGGGAGTGTGCGAGTTTCAATTCGAGTTCCTTTCCAAAATTCAGCGGCTAACAGGATGATCGAAGGGCGCGGGTGTATGGCCCGGCCGGGGTTCAGCAACCAATAACGGACTACCGGCTGCATCATGCAGGCGCAGACGGTAAGTTGTCACTTCGCGCGGGTTGTCAGAAGGATGCACTGACAAATCGAATGTATAATCGCCATGGAAGCCGATTATCGAATCCACAGGGGTTCCGTCCACCCACGTTTTTACCCAACGGCTGACAGTGACGGCGACGGCGGTGTCCACCTGGAGCGGCGAGTAACTTTCGGGTTGTAAATACACTCCAGTTCGGGTCTGATAACAGGTGTGCCATGTGCACAGACTGATGTATCGTCCAGTGTCAGCATCTACAAACGACAGCGGGGTAATCGTGTACAAGAATGTGCGCGACGCAGCGAGCAGATTGGTCATGGTTGCGCCGCCGAAGCGGAAGTCTACAGTGTCCACGGCATAGGACTGGAGCGTGTCCCGAATGCCGAAAGAATAGGTTGGCGCATCGGCAAGGCGCAGCAGTTCATCCACAGATTGGTGAAGCACCGGTTCTGGAATGCTTCCTTGGATAAGATGGATGCGCCCCGTGGGATCGACGATATAGTTGGCCGGGCAATTGAAGACGTTGTATGCATTCTTCACCGTCATTCGGGGATCATGCACCAGGGGAAAGGTAATTCCAAAAGCATCGTGATCATCGCGGTACTGGACGAACCTGCTGTACGGGTCGGTGAAGTCAATGCCGAAGAACTGCAGTTTGCCGGCATAGCGCACATCGCGATACATGGACGCGATGTAGGGAAATTCCTCTGCGCACGCCGAACATTCATAGAAGAAGAACGACACGAGACAAACCTGTCCGCGAAAATCCTGCAAGCCGTATTGGGTGGTACCCCAGTCGCTGCGCAGTTTGAAGGATGGCGCAAGATCGCCGACATTGGGGCCTTCGGCCACGGCCGTAAACACCGGGGAAAGAGTTACGGTGCTGCCGGAAGCGAGCTGCACGGTCCACCGTGACGGAAGTTCGGTTGCATAACCGGGTTTGTAGGCGGAGACCTCAAACGTGCCGATGCCGATATTCGGGAAGAGAGTTGGGTCTTCGAGCGAAACCGGGATGGTGTCCACAGGAATGTTGTTTACCAGCAGCACGGTTCCCGCAAGGAAGGCGGCATCGCCATCGAGGCGGATCGAGCCATCGGATGCGGGAACGGTTTGCAAGGCAAGGGTGTCGGTGGCGTTGAAGACCACATCCACGGAGAAGGTGGAATCCACATAGCCGGGGCGGAAGGCCGCGATATGATGCGTGCCTACCGAAAGTCCGGTGATCAGGGCGGGAGTCAGGCGTGTGGTCTGATTGCCATCCACGCGGATGCGCGCGCCGGTGAGCAGAGTGTCGCCGGAGTTCAGAGTCACATAGAGGGAGCCAGTGCGTTGCGGCTCGGTTTTCTGAATACTGCAGCCGGCGAGAACCAGTGTCAAGGCAGCAAGGAGAACCATCGTGACGCGCAACGCCAACAAACCGATTGAGCTTCTAATCATGTGATGCCGGGAGTTTGTGACCCAAAGCCAATTCCAGAAACCGCCGATGAACGCCGAAAGCAAGCACCGGGGTTTGCGTGATGTCAAAATACTGAGCGTCCGCCGCGTCTTCTCCCGCGCACAGCTCGCCTTCGAGAATTTCCGCCCTGTAACAGAGCACGATAATGTTGCCGTAGTATCCGGCGGTGATGGACCGCGCGGCGACCAGATCAAGGGTCTTGCAGAGCAGTCCGGTCTCTTCCTGAACTTCGCGGACGACGGCCTGCTCGGTGGTTTCTCCGGTTTCGATGAATCCGCCGGGGAGACACCAGAGGCCGATGCCGGGCTCGATATTACGTTTTACGAGCAGAACGCGGCCTTCCCGAAACAGAATGGCCGCGACAGAGGGAACAGGATTCAGATAGACAACATGGCCGCAGTCCGGGCAAACGGGCCGCGAGCGTCCGTCACGTTGCTGCTGAACCAACGATCCACCGCAGCGGGAACAGAATCTGGGCTGCCAATCCATGCGTACAAAACACGTCCTTTTCGACAGAAGAGGCGGGTGAGCTATTCCGGCACAGGTTGATCGCTGGACTCCGTGCGAGCCACCAGCCCCAGTTGCATGGCCGTACTGTAAGCGGCCTGTTGTTCGGCGGCTTTTTTGGAGCGGCCCTCTCCCCTGCCGTGAACCACGCCATTGATCAGGACTTCCACGACGAACCGCTTCAGATGATCGGGCCCGGATTCCTCCCGAAGGGCATACACCGGGGCCGACCACTGGCGCGATTGAACGTGTTCCAGAATCAGGCTCTTGTAGTTGACGAACTCTTTCTGGTGGACAACTTCCTTCCAGTTGCCGAGGAGATGAGTCTCGACGAAGTCCACCGCCGCTCCGTGTCCGCCGTCCAGATAGATGGCACCGATGATGGCTTCGAACGCATCTTCGAGGATCGAAGCGCGGTCGCGGCCTCCGGTGCGTTCTTCATTCGGGCTGAGCAGGATGAATTGCCCGAGGTCGATTTTCTGAGCGGCGCGGACAAGGACCGAGCCGCTGGCGATCACCGAGCGCAGTTTGGTCAATTCTCCTTCGGCCAGAGACGGAAAGAGAGTGTAGAAATACTCGGCAATGATGAAGTCGAGGACGGCATCGCCGAGGAATTCGAGCCGCTCATTGGACTTGGAACGCTCCTCGCCCAAGATCGGCAACACAGAGCGGTGTTTGAGAGCGCCGACGAGCAGCGTCTTATCCTTAAAGCGATACCCGATGTTGGCCTGCAGACCGGAGACCCGCTGGAGAACTTCCGCTGGAACGCGGGGCTCAGCGCGGCGAAAGAATCTGCTGATCCAAGACATGGGGTTTTAAGGATTAGGAGTTGCGGTAATCGGGCTTTGCAAAGACCAGAGTGGAATTGTGACCGCCGAAGCCGAACGAGTTGGAGACGGCGACATTGACTTGCCGTTTTTCCGACTTGTTGGGCACGTAGTAGAGGTCACAGGCCGGATCCTGATTCTCGAGATTGATCGTCGGGGGGACGATATTATCCCGGGTGGCGAGGATGCAGGCAATGGCCTCTATCGCACCGGCCGCTCCGAGGCAGTGGCCGGTCATGGATTTGGTCGACGACACGGCGAGCTTGTCGGCATGGGCTCCGAAGACCTCGCGAATCGCTTTGGTTTCGGTGGGATCGCCGACATCGGTGGACGTGCCGTGGGCATTGACGTAATTGACGTCATCGGGCCGGATGCCGCTGTCCTTAAGCGCGGCCTGCATCGAACGCGTAGCGCCCGCGCCTTCCGGATGGGGAGCCGTGATGTGG from bacterium encodes the following:
- a CDS encoding TlpA disulfide reductase family protein, which produces MKLAHSLSLSAAILLLSFAASAFAGSQDWSLIDTKGESFKIADANTAPTMLIFWATWCAPCKKELGENKDLFQSFADKGVRVLLIAEDNQKTQAKVKPYVESKGYKFRVLMDPDGEVLKRYGGTSIPYTVLLDKDGKAVQKYRGEVRNTAELTRQLDTLLGGKGE
- a CDS encoding TlpA disulfide reductase family protein translates to MVLLAALTLVLAGCSIQKTEPQRTGSLYVTLNSGDTLLTGARIRVDGNQTTRLTPALITGLSVGTHHIAAFRPGYVDSTFSVDVVFNATDTLALQTVPASDGSIRLDGDAAFLAGTVLLVNNIPVDTIPVSLEDPTLFPNIGIGTFEVSAYKPGYATELPSRWTVQLASGSTVTLSPVFTAVAEGPNVGDLAPSFKLRSDWGTTQYGLQDFRGQVCLVSFFFYECSACAEEFPYIASMYRDVRYAGKLQFFGIDFTDPYSRFVQYRDDHDAFGITFPLVHDPRMTVKNAYNVFNCPANYIVDPTGRIHLIQGSIPEPVLHQSVDELLRLADAPTYSFGIRDTLQSYAVDTVDFRFGGATMTNLLAASRTFLYTITPLSFVDADTGRYISLCTWHTCYQTRTGVYLQPESYSPLQVDTAVAVTVSRWVKTWVDGTPVDSIIGFHGDYTFDLSVHPSDNPREVTTYRLRLHDAAGSPLLVAEPRPGHTPAPFDHPVSR
- a CDS encoding NUDIX domain-containing protein, which codes for MDWQPRFCSRCGGSLVQQQRDGRSRPVCPDCGHVVYLNPVPSVAAILFREGRVLLVKRNIEPGIGLWCLPGGFIETGETTEQAVVREVQEETGLLCKTLDLVAARSITAGYYGNIIVLCYRAEILEGELCAGEDAADAQYFDITQTPVLAFGVHRRFLELALGHKLPASHD
- the rnc gene encoding ribonuclease III — translated: MSWISRFFRRAEPRVPAEVLQRVSGLQANIGYRFKDKTLLVGALKHRSVLPILGEERSKSNERLEFLGDAVLDFIIAEYFYTLFPSLAEGELTKLRSVIASGSVLVRAAQKIDLGQFILLSPNEERTGGRDRASILEDAFEAIIGAIYLDGGHGAAVDFVETHLLGNWKEVVHQKEFVNYKSLILEHVQSRQWSAPVYALREESGPDHLKRFVVEVLINGVVHGRGEGRSKKAAEQQAAYSTAMQLGLVARTESSDQPVPE